The proteins below are encoded in one region of Microbispora sp. NBC_01189:
- a CDS encoding ABC transporter ATP-binding protein, with protein sequence MDIVIITADELYRFYRAGEEETRALRGVSLEIEPGEVVAVTGPSGSGKSTLLACLAGLDDPDGGMVRIAGERISHRPDAERAALRARLVGVMFQSGNLVEHLTVAQNVELAQRLARRRDRSWRDAVLARLGLDGRAQARPSELSGGETARAGLAVALANRPALLLADEPTGELDEQTERRVLALLRDQAGERTGVVVASHSPAVRRVADRVIRLRDGRLA encoded by the coding sequence GTGGACATCGTGATCATCACAGCCGATGAGCTCTACCGCTTCTACCGGGCCGGGGAGGAGGAGACCCGGGCGCTGCGCGGGGTCTCGCTGGAGATCGAGCCCGGCGAGGTGGTCGCCGTCACCGGTCCGTCCGGATCGGGCAAGTCGACGTTGCTCGCCTGCCTCGCCGGGCTGGACGACCCCGACGGGGGCATGGTCCGGATCGCGGGGGAGCGGATCAGTCATCGTCCGGACGCCGAGCGGGCCGCTCTGCGGGCCCGGCTCGTCGGTGTCATGTTCCAGAGCGGCAACCTCGTCGAGCACCTGACCGTCGCGCAGAACGTGGAACTCGCCCAGCGGCTGGCCCGGCGGCGGGACCGGTCCTGGCGCGATGCCGTCCTCGCCCGTCTCGGCCTGGACGGACGGGCCCAGGCTCGGCCGAGCGAACTGTCGGGCGGCGAGACCGCACGGGCTGGACTCGCCGTCGCTCTGGCCAACCGCCCCGCGCTGCTGCTCGCAGACGAGCCCACCGGCGAACTGGACGAGCAGACGGAGCGCCGGGTGCTCGCCCTGCTCAGGGACCAGGCGGGGGAGCGGACCGGCGTGGTCGTCGCCTCGCACAGCCCCGCCGTACGGCGGGTCGCCGACCGGGTGATCAGGCTTAGGGATGGGAGGCTCGCATGA
- a CDS encoding BlaI/MecI/CopY family transcriptional regulator, translated as MSATSQGRGPKRANGEREAEILDVLLHAGTALTPGEVAERLGGEPTYSTVVTILTRLYAKQLLVRHSRGRAYAYAPVTDEDGFAARRMRSVLEERPDRQAVLARFADGLSPSDADLLRRLLGSDPHQDQ; from the coding sequence ATGAGCGCCACTTCACAAGGGCGAGGCCCCAAGCGCGCCAACGGCGAGCGGGAGGCCGAGATCCTCGACGTGCTGCTGCACGCCGGCACCGCGCTGACCCCGGGCGAGGTCGCCGAGCGTCTCGGCGGCGAGCCGACCTACAGCACCGTGGTGACCATCCTCACCCGGTTGTACGCCAAGCAGTTGCTCGTCCGGCATTCGCGCGGCCGGGCCTACGCTTATGCCCCCGTCACCGACGAGGATGGGTTCGCCGCCCGCCGTATGCGCAGCGTCCTCGAGGAACGGCCCGACCGGCAGGCCGTGCTCGCCCGCTTCGCCGACGGGTTGTCCCCCTCCGACGCCGACCTCCTGCGTCGGCTGCTCGGGTCCGACCCGCACCAGGACCAGTAG
- a CDS encoding response regulator transcription factor, translating into MARVLVVEDDPVIGPELEAALTVAGYRTDLAATGAKALDSGRAVMPDLVLLDLGLPDDDGVTVCRRLRAVLPQAVIVVLTARTEEFEVVVALDAGADDYLTKPFRLTELLARLRAHLRRQATPRDEDRTLKVGRLSLDLPARKAYVAGDEVALRPKEFDLLAALASRAGEVVSREELMDEVWDVNWFGPTKTLDVHVFALRRKLIDHGEDPQRIATVRGRGYRYELPETAED; encoded by the coding sequence ATGGCGCGGGTGCTTGTGGTGGAGGACGATCCGGTGATCGGGCCGGAGCTGGAGGCGGCGCTGACCGTCGCGGGTTACCGGACCGACCTCGCGGCCACGGGGGCGAAGGCGCTCGATTCGGGCAGGGCGGTCATGCCCGATCTGGTGCTGCTGGACCTGGGGCTGCCGGACGATGACGGTGTCACCGTGTGCCGCCGGTTGCGGGCGGTTCTGCCGCAGGCGGTGATCGTGGTGCTGACGGCGCGCACCGAGGAGTTCGAGGTGGTCGTGGCGCTCGACGCGGGGGCGGACGACTATCTGACCAAGCCGTTCCGGCTGACCGAGCTGCTGGCCAGGCTACGTGCCCACTTGCGTCGCCAGGCGACGCCTCGGGACGAGGATCGGACCTTGAAGGTGGGGCGGCTCAGTCTCGACCTGCCCGCTCGCAAGGCGTACGTCGCGGGCGACGAGGTGGCGCTGCGGCCCAAGGAGTTCGACCTGCTGGCGGCGCTGGCGTCCCGCGCCGGTGAGGTCGTCTCCCGCGAGGAGTTGATGGACGAGGTGTGGGACGTCAACTGGTTCGGGCCGACCAAGACGCTCGACGTGCACGTGTTCGCGCTCCGCCGCAAACTCATCGACCACGGCGAGGATCCGCAGCGGATCGCTACGGTACGGGGCCGGGGCTACCGTTACGAGCTGCCGGAGACAGCAGAAGACTGA
- a CDS encoding metalloregulator ArsR/SmtB family transcription factor produces the protein MLMSVDTDLLRVLADPLRLQIVTLLARETLCTTHLVEETGARQTNLSNHLKVLRDAGVVDTEPCGRFTYYRLRPDVIAALAGRFASLAETARATAADDRKRACP, from the coding sequence ATGCTGATGTCAGTCGACACTGATCTATTGCGGGTACTGGCCGATCCCCTGCGGCTGCAGATCGTGACCCTGCTCGCCCGGGAGACGTTGTGCACGACCCATCTGGTGGAGGAGACCGGTGCGCGGCAGACCAACCTGTCCAACCACTTGAAGGTGCTGCGAGACGCCGGGGTGGTGGACACCGAGCCGTGCGGCCGGTTCACCTACTACCGGCTCAGGCCTGACGTCATCGCCGCTCTGGCGGGGCGGTTCGCGAGCCTGGCCGAGACCGCTCGCGCCACCGCCGCCGACGACAGGAAGAGGGCCTGCCCATGA
- a CDS encoding MFS transporter, producing MCDINLVRLLLTSQFAIKFGFTLLMPYLAGHLTHGLGLTASAVGLILGIRNASQRGLALVGGQLADRFGCRAAVVTGCGLRSVGFGLLAFADRVPALVLASAATGFAGALFDPGIRTMLATVAGDRRTILFGRFNVAGQAGLLLGPLAGLALAALDFRLVALAAAAVFAVLTMFQALALPAVAATAPSEDRAGWRKVLRDRHFLVFSLAMAGSYLLPFQIYVTVPLVMGRTLGPEQDFGMGELFALSAVLAIALQGRVGAWAAKRWSPPHCLAAGLAVMALAFVPLVAFPQPVVPSVLNEEVAEHLAMLPMLAGAALLAVGTMLICPFEMDVIVRLSRGRLVATHYGLYSTLSGVTTAVGNLLTGLMWESTYRWLPWTLFVALGCGCALGVALLNSRRPLTPA from the coding sequence ATGTGTGACATCAATCTCGTCCGGCTCCTGCTGACCAGCCAGTTCGCCATCAAGTTCGGCTTCACCCTGCTGATGCCGTACCTCGCGGGGCATCTCACGCACGGCCTCGGCCTGACCGCGTCGGCGGTCGGACTGATCCTCGGGATCCGCAACGCGAGCCAGCGCGGGCTGGCGCTGGTCGGCGGGCAGCTGGCCGACCGGTTCGGGTGCCGGGCCGCCGTCGTGACCGGATGCGGGCTGAGGTCGGTCGGGTTCGGACTGCTCGCGTTCGCCGACAGAGTGCCGGCGCTGGTGCTGGCCTCGGCGGCGACCGGTTTCGCGGGCGCGCTGTTCGACCCGGGCATCCGCACCATGCTGGCGACGGTCGCAGGCGACCGCAGGACCATCCTGTTCGGCCGTTTCAACGTGGCCGGGCAGGCCGGGCTGCTACTCGGCCCGCTGGCCGGGCTGGCACTGGCCGCGCTGGACTTCCGCCTGGTCGCGCTCGCCGCCGCCGCGGTGTTCGCCGTCCTCACAATGTTCCAGGCGCTCGCACTTCCCGCCGTCGCCGCCACGGCCCCCAGCGAGGACCGCGCCGGATGGCGGAAGGTCCTGCGGGATCGCCACTTCCTCGTCTTCTCCCTCGCCATGGCCGGGTCGTACCTGCTGCCGTTCCAGATCTACGTCACGGTACCGCTGGTCATGGGCCGCACACTCGGGCCCGAGCAGGACTTCGGGATGGGCGAGCTGTTCGCGCTGTCGGCGGTGCTGGCGATCGCGTTGCAGGGGCGGGTGGGTGCGTGGGCCGCGAAGCGGTGGTCACCGCCGCACTGCCTGGCGGCCGGTCTCGCGGTGATGGCGCTGGCGTTCGTGCCTCTGGTCGCGTTTCCGCAGCCCGTCGTGCCCTCCGTACTCAACGAGGAGGTGGCCGAACATCTCGCGATGTTGCCGATGCTGGCCGGCGCGGCACTGCTGGCCGTGGGGACGATGCTGATCTGCCCGTTCGAGATGGACGTCATCGTACGGCTGTCGCGTGGGCGTCTCGTCGCCACCCACTATGGCCTCTATTCGACCCTGTCCGGTGTGACGACCGCCGTGGGCAACCTGCTCACCGGCCTGATGTGGGAATCCACGTACCGGTGGCTGCCGTGGACGCTCTTCGTGGCGCTGGGATGCGGGTGCGCCCTGGGAGTGGCCCTCCTGAACAGCCGACGACCGCTGACGCCGGCCTGA
- a CDS encoding DedA family protein, producing MLIAAALGALLGAQTGYVIGRRVGPALLGRTRNQHLLRGAARAEALLGRYGHGKAVFLARFIPLVRTVLNPLAGVVQMRADVRIRRRSPAGSPTHDDAVALPDPSTSLERESNRR from the coding sequence GTGCTGATCGCCGCAGCCTTGGGGGCGCTGCTCGGCGCGCAAACCGGCTACGTGATCGGCCGCCGGGTGGGCCCGGCTCTGCTGGGCCGTACCCGGAACCAGCATCTGCTGCGCGGCGCGGCACGGGCCGAGGCCCTGCTCGGCCGCTACGGGCACGGGAAGGCGGTTTTCCTCGCCCGGTTCATCCCCCTGGTGCGAACCGTGCTCAACCCGCTCGCCGGGGTGGTCCAGATGCGCGCGGACGTGCGCATACGCAGGCGGAGCCCAGCCGGGAGTCCGACCCATGACGATGCGGTTGCGCTGCCCGACCCCAGCACCTCCCTGGAGAGAGAGTCAAACCGCCGATGA
- the arsB gene encoding ACR3 family arsenite efflux transporter, whose amino-acid sequence MTATAPARGGVVGKLSLLDRFLAVWILAVMALGLGLGRAVPGLNDVLSKVAIGGISLPIALGLLIMMYPVLAKVRYDKLDAVTGDRRLMISSLVINWVIGPAVMFALAWIFLPDLPEYRTGLIIVGLARCIAMVVIWNDLACGDREAAAVLVALNSVFQVLAFGLLGWFYLQVLPGWLGLGQGQHLDISAWKIALNVVIFLGIPLLAGFLTRRLGERRVGRERYEDVFLPKIGPFALYGLLFTIVILFALQGKTITSEPADVARIALPLLAYFAMMWFGAFALGKALGLPYDRTATLAFTAAGNNFELAIAVAIATFGVTSGQALSGVVGPLIEVPVLVALVYVSLAWRHRFTSTVR is encoded by the coding sequence ATGACGGCCACCGCCCCCGCGCGCGGGGGCGTGGTGGGCAAGCTGTCGCTGCTGGACCGCTTCCTGGCGGTGTGGATCCTGGCCGTCATGGCCCTGGGCCTTGGCCTGGGCCGCGCCGTCCCAGGATTGAACGACGTGCTGTCGAAGGTCGCCATCGGTGGTATCTCCCTGCCGATCGCCCTCGGCCTGCTGATCATGATGTATCCGGTGCTGGCCAAGGTCCGTTACGACAAGCTGGACGCCGTCACCGGCGACCGCCGCCTGATGATCTCCTCGTTGGTCATCAACTGGGTGATCGGCCCGGCCGTGATGTTCGCCCTGGCGTGGATCTTCCTGCCGGACCTGCCGGAGTACCGTACGGGCCTGATCATCGTCGGCCTGGCCCGCTGCATCGCCATGGTCGTCATCTGGAACGACCTGGCCTGCGGCGACCGCGAGGCCGCCGCTGTCCTGGTGGCGCTCAACAGCGTGTTCCAGGTTCTGGCGTTCGGCCTGCTGGGCTGGTTCTACCTGCAGGTGCTGCCCGGTTGGCTCGGTCTCGGCCAGGGGCAGCACCTCGATATCTCCGCATGGAAGATCGCTCTGAACGTCGTCATCTTCCTCGGTATCCCGCTGCTCGCCGGATTCCTCACCCGCCGTCTGGGTGAGCGCCGGGTCGGCCGCGAACGCTACGAGGACGTGTTCCTGCCGAAGATCGGCCCCTTCGCGCTGTACGGGCTGCTGTTCACGATCGTGATCCTGTTCGCCCTGCAGGGCAAGACGATCACCTCCGAGCCCGCCGACGTCGCCCGCATCGCCCTGCCGCTGCTGGCCTACTTCGCCATGATGTGGTTCGGCGCCTTCGCCCTCGGCAAGGCCCTGGGCCTGCCGTACGACCGCACCGCCACACTGGCCTTCACCGCGGCCGGCAACAACTTCGAGCTCGCGATCGCCGTGGCCATCGCCACCTTCGGCGTCACCTCCGGCCAGGCCCTGTCGGGGGTCGTCGGCCCACTGATCGAGGTCCCCGTGCTGGTGGCGCTGGTCTACGTCTCCCTCGCCTGGCGACATAGATTCACCTCCACCGTAAGGTGA
- a CDS encoding SCO7613 C-terminal domain-containing membrane protein — protein sequence MQPGAHPCCPDCGEPLTGPHAACPACALPLSGAVAGELWRVDLALADLRTREAQLTARRNELVAALRAARTGTNQAEDHSGAVSSPAPGRPRDLPVRAVQNLLLALGGLLLVVSAIVFTAVSWGHLGIGGRAAILLGLTGLVLAAPIPLRRRGLAATAETLAMLGLALLFLDGYAAWQVGLAGLDAIHPQPYTAGLIGVVAVAFATYGRLARLRLPIPVAVGLAQLPLAVLTFDKGAFWLVAALLATACADATAWLAGRRRMVAVYFGCTWSLGVVIGLAESLETYEPRSAWPLSGALIVAVVAGLVIAVRAPRPWAVALTAVAAITLITALAVPTHMLSESPWAVAPAPLAGLAVTVLAVLASRTASAAKAAPLRAAVVQTSVTAAVTAAIATALLSTPVAMPVIVALAGPLNQSEVWSGIGTTGVRAALGAQSIAGPSDLVVLAALALVCAVLAFFVVRRGRTDDADWRARFHMLIVVALAFASVTMAVSSVALGLPYPAVIAVQLVLAVGLAALSARTALVSVLALAAALEVCAWALVSEPATLIVLGVLAVTAAVTARVAHTPAVRAGAATTATLLIGGEAVALWVAADLQPRFVTFVLLGVAGVAMIVAALLQAGPRVAVEITGYALGTAGLLLAVDLPMFSLACAVAGVLTTGTALRPDRRAAGYVGTAFLLLAGWTRLLAERVELVEAYTVPFSLVLLAIGWRRARQSSSWAAYGAGLSFSFLPSLLAVYAQLGGWIRPLTLGVASFVVLLLGARSRLQAPVALGGFTLAAVALHELAPWIAQLVTAVPRWVPVAAGGVVLVLIGATYEARLKDVRRMRAGFRGLR from the coding sequence ATGCAACCTGGTGCGCATCCCTGTTGTCCGGACTGCGGTGAGCCTCTCACCGGTCCCCACGCGGCCTGCCCGGCCTGCGCGCTGCCGCTGAGCGGCGCTGTCGCCGGCGAACTATGGCGGGTCGACCTGGCGCTCGCCGACCTCAGGACGCGTGAGGCGCAGCTGACGGCCAGGCGCAACGAGCTTGTCGCGGCGTTGCGGGCCGCCCGTACCGGGACCAACCAGGCCGAGGACCACTCCGGCGCCGTATCGTCACCGGCGCCCGGACGGCCGAGGGACCTGCCGGTGAGAGCAGTACAGAACCTGCTTCTGGCACTCGGCGGGCTCCTGCTGGTCGTCTCCGCGATCGTGTTCACGGCGGTGAGCTGGGGACACCTCGGCATCGGGGGGCGGGCGGCGATCCTGCTCGGATTGACCGGGCTCGTCCTCGCGGCCCCGATCCCGTTACGCCGACGCGGCCTGGCCGCAACAGCGGAGACTCTGGCCATGCTCGGCCTGGCGCTACTGTTCCTCGACGGCTACGCCGCCTGGCAGGTCGGGCTGGCAGGTCTCGACGCGATTCATCCCCAGCCGTACACGGCCGGACTCATCGGGGTCGTCGCCGTGGCCTTCGCGACCTATGGTCGGCTTGCCCGGCTCAGGTTGCCGATCCCTGTGGCTGTCGGGCTGGCGCAGCTTCCGCTCGCGGTGCTGACCTTCGACAAGGGCGCCTTCTGGCTCGTCGCGGCCCTGCTCGCCACCGCCTGCGCCGACGCGACGGCCTGGCTGGCCGGGCGGCGGAGGATGGTGGCTGTCTACTTCGGGTGCACGTGGTCGCTCGGCGTGGTGATCGGGCTCGCGGAGTCGCTGGAAACCTACGAACCGCGCAGTGCCTGGCCGCTGTCGGGTGCGCTGATCGTCGCCGTGGTGGCAGGGCTGGTCATCGCCGTTCGCGCGCCGAGGCCGTGGGCGGTAGCGCTCACCGCGGTTGCGGCGATCACGCTGATCACAGCACTCGCGGTCCCCACGCACATGCTTTCGGAGAGCCCTTGGGCGGTCGCGCCCGCGCCTCTCGCCGGGTTGGCCGTGACCGTGCTCGCCGTTCTGGCCTCCCGCACTGCTTCAGCGGCCAAGGCGGCCCCGCTCAGGGCGGCGGTCGTCCAAACGTCGGTCACGGCCGCTGTCACGGCGGCGATCGCGACGGCCCTGCTCTCGACGCCGGTGGCGATGCCGGTGATCGTCGCGCTGGCCGGGCCACTGAACCAGAGCGAGGTCTGGAGCGGCATCGGGACGACCGGAGTCCGTGCAGCACTGGGTGCGCAGTCGATCGCCGGGCCGTCCGACCTGGTCGTGCTCGCGGCGCTCGCACTCGTCTGTGCGGTCCTCGCGTTCTTCGTCGTGCGGCGAGGCAGGACGGACGACGCCGATTGGCGCGCCCGGTTTCATATGCTGATCGTCGTCGCGCTGGCTTTCGCCTCGGTGACCATGGCTGTCTCCTCTGTCGCGCTCGGCCTGCCGTACCCGGCGGTGATAGCCGTACAACTGGTGCTGGCCGTCGGTCTCGCCGCGCTCTCGGCCAGGACCGCCCTGGTGAGCGTTCTGGCGCTCGCCGCGGCGCTGGAAGTATGCGCGTGGGCGCTCGTGTCCGAGCCGGCCACGTTGATCGTGCTGGGCGTCCTCGCCGTCACGGCCGCGGTGACCGCCCGCGTCGCCCATACCCCGGCCGTACGCGCCGGGGCCGCCACGACGGCGACGCTGCTGATCGGTGGCGAAGCGGTCGCGCTGTGGGTCGCCGCCGACCTTCAGCCGCGATTCGTCACCTTCGTCCTCCTCGGAGTGGCCGGCGTAGCCATGATCGTCGCGGCGCTGCTCCAGGCCGGGCCGCGGGTGGCGGTGGAGATCACGGGATACGCGCTCGGGACGGCCGGTCTGCTTCTGGCCGTAGATCTGCCGATGTTCAGCCTGGCCTGCGCCGTGGCCGGCGTCCTGACGACCGGCACGGCTCTACGGCCGGACCGGCGGGCGGCCGGGTACGTCGGAACCGCCTTTCTGCTGCTGGCCGGCTGGACTCGGCTCCTGGCGGAGCGGGTCGAGCTGGTAGAGGCCTACACGGTGCCGTTCTCCCTGGTGCTGCTCGCGATCGGCTGGCGGCGGGCACGACAGTCATCGTCGTGGGCGGCCTACGGCGCGGGCCTGTCCTTCTCCTTCCTGCCGAGCCTCCTGGCGGTCTATGCGCAGCTCGGGGGCTGGATCCGCCCTCTGACACTGGGAGTCGCGTCGTTCGTGGTCCTGTTGCTCGGTGCGAGATCACGGCTCCAGGCGCCCGTAGCGCTCGGAGGGTTCACCCTGGCCGCGGTCGCCCTGCACGAGCTCGCACCATGGATCGCACAGCTCGTGACCGCTGTTCCTCGCTGGGTTCCGGTGGCGGCGGGAGGCGTCGTGCTGGTCCTGATCGGAGCCACCTACGAAGCTCGACTGAAAGACGTCCGCCGGATGCGCGCCGGATTCCGAGGTCTGCGATAG
- a CDS encoding M56 family metallopeptidase, with protein sequence MRIAVYLPLLLSLLAPLGARVMSERCEPRLATWLLTVSALVLGAASTLSLGLLAITGLIRVPLLADLGHWSVHAVQRDDPTHLWVAMIAGLLLGGAVLAAGRMLWTRARSLAAAAQQAACMPAHDGLVVIEDDTPDAYALPGLPGRVVVSTGMLHLLDDGEHDILLAHERAHLAAHHYLFVALAGLGAAANPLLRPLAAAVTYTVERWADERAAAATGDRVRVARTVGKAALAAPHTPGGRLPGHALGILGHRGLPRGAGPVPRRVAALLAPPLRHRPEIAVAAGAVLAVVACSIADATRDLHLLLELIGV encoded by the coding sequence ATGCGCATCGCGGTCTACCTTCCGCTGCTGTTGTCGCTGCTCGCTCCCCTCGGCGCGCGCGTCATGTCAGAACGGTGCGAGCCTCGGCTGGCCACCTGGCTGCTCACCGTCTCGGCACTGGTGCTGGGCGCGGCGAGCACCCTGTCGCTGGGCCTGCTTGCCATCACCGGACTGATCCGCGTCCCCCTGCTGGCCGACCTCGGGCACTGGTCGGTCCACGCCGTCCAGCGGGACGACCCGACCCACCTGTGGGTCGCCATGATCGCGGGCCTCCTGCTCGGCGGTGCCGTACTCGCCGCCGGCCGCATGCTGTGGACCCGGGCCCGCTCCCTGGCCGCCGCGGCCCAGCAGGCCGCCTGCATGCCCGCCCACGACGGCCTGGTCGTGATCGAGGACGATACTCCCGACGCGTACGCTCTGCCGGGGCTGCCCGGACGCGTCGTGGTGTCCACCGGCATGCTGCACCTGCTGGACGACGGCGAACACGACATCCTGCTCGCCCACGAACGGGCCCACCTGGCGGCCCATCACTATCTCTTCGTCGCCCTCGCCGGGCTGGGCGCCGCCGCCAACCCCCTCCTGCGCCCCCTCGCCGCCGCCGTCACCTACACCGTCGAACGGTGGGCCGACGAACGCGCCGCCGCCGCGACCGGTGACCGCGTCCGGGTCGCCCGCACCGTCGGCAAAGCCGCCCTGGCCGCCCCTCACACTCCTGGTGGTCGTCTTCCGGGCCACGCCCTGGGCATCCTCGGCCATCGCGGCCTGCCGCGGGGCGCCGGGCCGGTGCCCCGCCGGGTCGCCGCCCTGCTCGCACCGCCCCTGCGGCACCGTCCCGAGATCGCCGTCGCCGCGGGTGCGGTGCTCGCCGTTGTCGCCTGCTCCATCGCCGACGCCACCCGCGACCTACACCTGTTGCTGGAGCTCATCGGCGTGTGA
- a CDS encoding HAMP domain-containing sensor histidine kinase has translation MRSLRSRLLTTITGVAVLAVSLFAVPLAVAVARLYHDGAIESLEMEATWVASTFSDAAPISLPTGLPRDLTVGVYTTDGRRLLGSGPARSPLIEGAEGGYLIATAPIPSDETPGVVRIATSYDTVAGKTHIAWLVMAGLAILVIGLAVAFARRQSARLAAPLEDLTRSAQALGDGDFTIRAPRSNVREADQAGLALEATARRLGDVLDRERAFSANVSHQLRTQLTGMMLGLEAALARPDAALADAVHTALGRGERLQTVIDDLVRLTRDNRTGSAPLDVPAVLDEVTECWQGPLAAQGRRLTVSVPDDLPPVAASTAAVRQILRVLLDNALVHGEGEVTVEAADLANGIAIEVADRGPGVPEGVDVFARRAADGHGIGLALARSLAEAEAGRLVLRRTVPPVFSLLLSPAARNGSPGPVP, from the coding sequence ATGAGGTCGTTGCGCAGCCGTCTGCTCACCACGATCACGGGGGTGGCCGTGCTGGCCGTCTCCCTGTTCGCGGTGCCGCTGGCCGTGGCCGTCGCCCGGCTCTACCATGACGGAGCGATCGAGTCACTGGAAATGGAGGCGACGTGGGTGGCCTCCACCTTCTCCGACGCCGCCCCGATCTCGCTCCCCACCGGTCTTCCCCGCGACCTGACCGTCGGCGTCTACACCACGGACGGGCGGCGGCTCCTCGGCTCGGGCCCTGCCCGGTCGCCGCTCATAGAGGGTGCCGAGGGTGGCTACCTCATCGCCACCGCGCCCATTCCGTCCGACGAGACGCCGGGGGTCGTCAGGATCGCCACCTCGTACGACACGGTGGCCGGCAAGACGCACATCGCGTGGCTCGTCATGGCCGGGCTGGCGATACTCGTGATCGGGTTGGCCGTCGCGTTCGCACGGCGTCAGTCGGCGAGGCTCGCCGCGCCGCTGGAGGATCTGACCCGCTCCGCGCAGGCCCTCGGCGACGGTGACTTCACGATCCGGGCGCCGCGATCCAATGTGCGGGAGGCCGACCAGGCCGGGCTCGCGCTGGAAGCCACCGCCCGCCGGCTTGGGGACGTGCTCGATCGTGAGCGCGCCTTCAGCGCCAACGTCTCCCACCAGCTCCGCACTCAGCTCACCGGGATGATGCTCGGGCTGGAGGCGGCCCTGGCCCGGCCGGACGCCGCCCTCGCCGACGCCGTCCACACCGCGCTCGGGCGAGGTGAGCGGCTGCAGACCGTGATCGACGACCTCGTACGGCTCACTCGTGACAACCGGACCGGGTCGGCGCCGCTCGACGTACCCGCCGTGCTCGATGAAGTCACAGAGTGCTGGCAGGGCCCGCTCGCCGCCCAGGGGCGCCGTCTGACGGTCAGCGTGCCGGATGACCTGCCGCCCGTCGCCGCCTCCACCGCGGCGGTGCGGCAGATCCTGCGTGTGCTGCTCGACAACGCCTTGGTCCACGGTGAGGGTGAGGTCACCGTCGAGGCGGCGGACCTTGCCAACGGCATCGCGATCGAGGTCGCCGACCGCGGGCCGGGAGTTCCCGAGGGTGTGGACGTGTTCGCTCGGCGCGCGGCCGACGGGCACGGCATCGGCCTGGCGCTGGCCCGCTCGCTGGCCGAGGCCGAGGCGGGCCGGCTGGTGCTGCGCAGGACCGTTCCGCCGGTCTTCAGTCTTCTGCTGTCTCCGGCAGCTCGTAACGGTAGCCCCGGCCCCGTACCGTAG
- a CDS encoding undecaprenyl-diphosphate phosphatase — MSDISVVQAVVLGVVEGVTEFLPVSSTGHLKITEGLMGIPVDDASVVAFTAVIQVGAIAAALVYFFSDIVRIVSAWFRGLVRREERHNRDYAFAWWVIFATIPIVVVGLAAKPLIEGPLASLWVVAGSLLAGSAVMWLADRMGRHKRGEADVGLKDAMLVGSSQILALLFPGFSRSGATMSTALLLDLDRVAATRLSFLLGIPALTGAGLYELKDAVGAGVGVAPLMVGTAVSFVVAYASIAWLLRYVARHSFNAFVIYRIAVGALLFAMLGAGVITA; from the coding sequence ATGAGTGACATCAGTGTCGTGCAGGCCGTGGTGCTCGGTGTCGTCGAGGGGGTGACCGAGTTCCTGCCGGTCTCCTCCACCGGCCACCTGAAGATCACCGAGGGCCTCATGGGAATCCCTGTGGACGACGCCTCGGTGGTCGCCTTCACCGCCGTGATCCAGGTCGGCGCGATCGCCGCCGCGCTGGTCTACTTCTTTTCCGACATCGTCCGCATCGTCTCCGCCTGGTTCCGCGGACTGGTGCGGCGCGAGGAGCGGCACAACCGCGACTACGCCTTCGCTTGGTGGGTGATCTTCGCCACGATCCCGATCGTGGTCGTGGGGCTCGCCGCCAAGCCGCTCATCGAGGGCCCGCTCGCCTCGCTGTGGGTGGTGGCCGGCTCGCTGCTGGCCGGCAGCGCGGTGATGTGGCTCGCCGACCGGATGGGCCGCCACAAGCGCGGCGAGGCCGACGTCGGCCTCAAGGACGCCATGCTGGTGGGCTCCTCGCAGATTCTCGCCCTGCTGTTCCCCGGCTTCTCCCGCTCCGGAGCGACGATGTCCACCGCACTCCTCCTGGACCTGGACCGGGTCGCGGCCACCCGGCTGTCGTTCCTCCTCGGCATCCCCGCCCTGACCGGCGCCGGTCTGTACGAACTCAAGGACGCCGTCGGCGCCGGAGTCGGCGTCGCACCGCTCATGGTGGGCACCGCCGTGTCCTTCGTCGTCGCCTACGCCTCCATCGCCTGGCTGCTGCGGTACGTCGCCCGGCACTCCTTCAACGCCTTCGTGATCTACCGGATCGCCGTCGGGGCGCTGCTCTTCGCAATGCTGGGCGCCGGAGTGATCACCGCATGA